In Flavobacterium cerinum, one genomic interval encodes:
- a CDS encoding 5-formyltetrahydrofolate cyclo-ligase, with the protein MISKSDLRKKYKTMRKTLTTEAVETQSLAIANRLLQLDIWNHTYYHLFLPIVEQNEVDTEFILQILAGKDKETIISKSDFKTGEMVHYLLTDNTKIRKNEYNIPEPVDGIEVPTQKMDVVFIPLLAFDTHGHRVGYGKGFYDRFLSKCKKDVVKVGLSFFEAEESISDVFESDIALDYCVTPDKIYSFRL; encoded by the coding sequence ATGATCAGTAAAAGCGACTTGCGAAAAAAATACAAGACAATGCGTAAAACACTGACTACAGAAGCTGTTGAAACGCAAAGTCTGGCTATAGCCAATCGTTTACTACAATTGGACATCTGGAACCATACCTATTATCATTTATTTCTCCCTATAGTTGAGCAGAATGAAGTAGACACCGAATTTATTTTACAGATTCTTGCCGGTAAGGACAAAGAGACCATCATTTCAAAATCCGATTTTAAAACCGGCGAAATGGTACACTATTTGTTAACCGATAATACAAAGATCCGAAAAAACGAATACAACATTCCGGAACCGGTAGACGGGATTGAAGTTCCTACACAGAAAATGGATGTCGTATTTATTCCATTATTGGCTTTTGACACTCACGGGCATCGTGTAGGCTACGGGAAAGGGTTTTATGACCGTTTTCTTTCCAAATGCAAAAAGGACGTCGTTAAAGTCGGACTTTCCTTTTTTGAAGCCGAAGAATCGATTTCCGATGTTTTCGAAAGTGATATTGCCTTGGATTATTGTGTAACCCCTGATAAAATTTATAGTTTTAGATTATGA
- a CDS encoding THC0290_0291 family protein, which translates to MRRKILLLLFILALGTITPVKAQFGFSHEIGVIAGPVAFQSDYGERSDLSTDAGNSGYGIGIIHYLNFSYRADCSCYTPETYFNDHFKLRSELSYNKTKLKHFGKWVEDSRQSTMAKQLRGMRGSTAVTDLGMQLEYYPLSIRDFSVTPGAWAPFISLGAHFNYFTTEAYSELGPNLGTNPNVTPTKYIDAVRNDSGTTWSIVSSVGTRYKLTELSDLMVDFRFQYYFSNWVDGLNPDPRLYPENKHNDWLVWLNVGYIYYLN; encoded by the coding sequence ATGCGAAGAAAAATTCTCCTCCTACTTTTTATACTGGCTTTGGGAACCATCACTCCTGTTAAAGCTCAATTTGGTTTTTCTCACGAGATAGGAGTTATAGCAGGTCCTGTAGCTTTCCAATCTGATTATGGAGAAAGAAGCGATTTAAGTACCGATGCCGGAAATTCCGGGTATGGAATCGGGATCATACACTATCTGAATTTTTCTTACAGAGCTGACTGTAGCTGTTATACTCCGGAAACTTATTTTAATGATCATTTCAAATTAAGATCTGAATTATCTTATAATAAAACCAAATTAAAACATTTTGGTAAATGGGTAGAAGACAGTCGTCAATCGACTATGGCTAAACAGCTAAGAGGAATGCGCGGTTCTACAGCCGTAACGGATTTGGGAATGCAATTAGAATATTATCCACTTAGTATCCGTGATTTCTCTGTAACTCCGGGAGCCTGGGCACCGTTTATTAGTTTAGGAGCGCATTTTAATTATTTTACAACAGAAGCTTATTCCGAATTAGGACCAAACTTAGGAACCAATCCAAATGTAACACCCACTAAATATATTGATGCCGTTCGTAACGATAGCGGAACCACCTGGTCAATCGTATCAAGCGTAGGAACACGATATAAACTTACCGAATTGTCTGATTTAATGGTCGATTTTCGTTTTCAATATTATTTCTCTAACTGGGTAGACGGTTTAAATCCGGATCCGAGATTGTACCCGGAAAACAAACACAATGACTGGTTAGTATGGTTAAACGTAGGTTATATCTATTATCTTAATTAA
- the porZ gene encoding type IX secretion system anionic LPS delivery protein PorZ — protein sequence MKKTLYIIFTLLFTTPFLAQQNQLWRGFFSYAEITDIAATPIRVFATSENAVFSKSLINNELKTTTSINGFKAETITAMHFSVTRNKTFVGNDNGLLLVVNEADGSVFNVVDIVNKPSIAPNKKKINHLYENDGKLYISCDFGLCVYNLATSEFGDTYFIGPAGQEVEVLQTAVYNGFIYAVTRNNGIRRASVANPNLVDFTQWQEFDSGSWLGVVTLNNRLMLANSNNRIYSYTNAAIQEVYTTVQPAVDFKSFNDRLVYTSANHVYVFDPAMVLLSHITQIPDITTTFTCGVAAGNNIFIGTKDKGMFSTSVNNSMTFENNTPSGPVRNNIFSLKKAPSALWAVYGDYNRYYNPYPLDAYGISKFVEGTGWSLIPYEELSGAKSLSRIAVNPNNENQLYVSSYYSGLLKIENNALVILYTQLNTGTTGLESLPPPNNNDIRVNGPAFDRRGNIWMTNSLVAKGLKVLKADNQWASYDLTNVIANPESENYAPLIVDKNNTKWIPSLNNGLIGFNENYGNKFIVIKTGTDSGNLPDNDVRTVAVDTRNQLWIGTNKGLRILPSVDRFLTETTLTTNAIIILDDDLAQELFYQQVILDIAVDGSNNKWVSIAGGGVFQVSPNGQSVLHKFTKENSPLPSNNVNDIEIDGVTGEVFFATDKGLVSFQGTATKANENLNNVYVFPNPVRPGFEGEVNISGLIDKANVKITDIEGNLVFETTSQGGTVMWDTRAFGKYKVASGVYMIFISSEDGSETKVKKVMIIR from the coding sequence ATGAAAAAAACATTATATATCATTTTTACACTACTGTTTACAACCCCATTTTTGGCACAACAAAACCAACTTTGGAGAGGTTTTTTCTCCTATGCTGAAATTACGGATATTGCTGCAACGCCTATACGGGTTTTTGCAACTTCAGAGAATGCTGTTTTTTCTAAAAGTCTGATAAATAATGAGCTGAAAACAACTACGTCAATTAACGGGTTTAAAGCGGAGACGATTACAGCGATGCATTTTAGTGTTACTCGTAATAAAACATTTGTAGGTAATGATAATGGATTGCTTTTAGTCGTTAATGAAGCAGACGGAAGCGTTTTTAATGTTGTAGATATTGTAAATAAACCGTCTATCGCACCGAATAAGAAAAAGATCAACCATCTTTATGAAAATGACGGGAAGCTTTATATTTCCTGTGATTTCGGATTATGTGTGTATAATCTGGCAACTTCGGAATTTGGTGATACCTATTTTATAGGTCCGGCCGGACAGGAAGTGGAAGTGTTGCAAACAGCAGTCTACAATGGTTTTATTTATGCGGTAACCCGAAATAACGGAATCAGAAGAGCGAGTGTAGCCAATCCCAACTTAGTTGATTTTACACAATGGCAGGAATTTGATTCCGGTAGTTGGTTGGGTGTGGTAACATTAAATAACCGACTAATGCTGGCGAATTCCAATAATCGAATTTATAGTTATACGAATGCTGCTATTCAGGAAGTGTACACAACAGTGCAACCGGCTGTGGATTTTAAAAGTTTTAACGACAGGTTGGTCTATACTTCAGCTAATCACGTATATGTTTTTGATCCGGCAATGGTACTATTGTCGCATATTACCCAAATACCGGATATCACGACAACATTTACCTGTGGTGTCGCTGCGGGTAACAATATTTTTATCGGCACAAAAGACAAGGGAATGTTTAGTACATCGGTGAACAATAGTATGACCTTTGAAAATAATACGCCAAGTGGTCCGGTACGAAATAATATTTTTTCACTAAAAAAAGCACCGAGCGCACTTTGGGCTGTTTATGGTGATTATAACCGGTACTATAATCCCTATCCGTTGGACGCATACGGAATTAGTAAATTTGTAGAAGGAACCGGTTGGTCACTGATTCCGTATGAAGAATTAAGCGGAGCCAAATCGTTAAGTAGGATTGCTGTAAATCCGAACAATGAAAATCAATTGTATGTAAGTTCCTATTATTCCGGACTTTTAAAAATAGAAAATAATGCTCTGGTAATACTCTATACGCAGCTTAATACCGGAACAACCGGATTAGAATCGTTACCGCCACCTAATAATAATGATATCAGAGTAAACGGACCTGCTTTTGATAGAAGAGGGAATATTTGGATGACGAATAGTTTGGTAGCAAAAGGGCTTAAGGTTTTAAAAGCCGATAATCAATGGGCGTCCTATGATTTGACTAATGTGATTGCAAATCCGGAATCAGAGAATTACGCACCGCTTATTGTTGATAAGAATAATACAAAATGGATTCCGTCGCTGAATAACGGATTGATCGGATTTAACGAAAATTACGGAAATAAGTTTATTGTAATTAAAACCGGAACGGATAGCGGAAATTTACCGGATAATGATGTTAGAACGGTTGCTGTGGATACCCGAAACCAACTTTGGATCGGTACCAATAAAGGATTGCGTATTCTGCCAAGTGTAGATCGTTTTTTAACGGAAACGACACTAACGACAAATGCGATTATTATTCTGGATGATGATTTAGCTCAGGAGTTATTTTATCAACAGGTAATATTGGATATTGCAGTTGACGGATCGAATAATAAATGGGTGTCGATAGCCGGCGGAGGCGTTTTTCAGGTGTCACCGAACGGACAAAGTGTACTGCATAAATTTACAAAAGAAAATTCCCCTTTACCCAGTAATAATGTTAATGATATAGAGATTGACGGCGTAACCGGTGAAGTTTTTTTTGCAACGGATAAAGGGTTGGTTTCTTTTCAGGGAACGGCAACCAAAGCCAATGAAAATCTGAATAATGTGTATGTGTTCCCGAATCCGGTTCGTCCGGGATTTGAAGGAGAAGTCAACATTAGCGGATTGATCGATAAAGCAAATGTCAAGATTACCGATATCGAAGGGAATCTAGTTTTTGAAACGACTTCACAAGGCGGAACCGTGATGTGGGATACGCGTGCCTTCGGGAAATATAAAGTAGCTTCCGGAGTGTATATGATCTTTATCTCATCAGAAGACGGATCCGAAACAAAAGTGAAAAAAGTGATGATTATTCGTTAA
- a CDS encoding TraR/DksA family transcriptional regulator — translation MVDEKIRYSDADLAEFREIILKKMEKAKADLDLIKSAYLNDLNNGTDDTSPTFKAFEEGSETMSKEANSQLAIRQEKFIRDLKNALIRIENKTYGICKVTGKLISKERLKLVPHATMSIEAKNLQR, via the coding sequence ATGGTGGATGAAAAAATAAGATATTCCGATGCCGATTTAGCCGAGTTCAGAGAGATCATCTTAAAGAAAATGGAAAAAGCAAAAGCTGATTTAGATTTGATCAAAAGTGCATACCTGAATGACCTGAATAATGGAACCGACGATACCTCGCCAACGTTTAAAGCCTTTGAAGAAGGAAGTGAAACGATGTCGAAAGAAGCTAACTCGCAGTTAGCCATCCGTCAGGAAAAGTTTATCAGAGATTTGAAAAATGCGTTGATTCGAATTGAAAACAAAACGTATGGTATCTGTAAAGTTACCGGTAAATTAATAAGTAAAGAAAGATTAAAACTCGTGCCGCACGCTACTATGAGTATCGAAGCGAAGAATTTACAACGTTAA
- the ileS gene encoding isoleucine--tRNA ligase gives MSTKFTEYKGLDLPTVASEVLDFWKKQNIFEKSITSREGNQPYVFFEGPPSANGLPGIHHVMARSIKDIFCRYKTQKGYQVKRKAGWDTHGLPVELGTEKELGITKEDIGTKITVAEYNEACKRTVMRYTDVWNDLTEKMGYWVDMENPYITYKSKYMETVWWLLKQIYDKDLLYKGYTIQPYSPKAGTGLSSHEVNQPGSYRDVTDTTIVAQFKAVEETLPEFLQGFGIVHFLAWTTTPWTLPSNTALTVGPKIDYVLVKTFNQYTFEPINVILAKPLLAKQFAGKFFQAESEDDFTNYKKEDKKIPYTILAEAKGKELVGIRYEQLLEYALPYQNPENAFRVISGDFVTTEDGTGIVHTAPTFGADDAKVAKEATPEVPPMLVLDDAGNPVPLVDLQGRFVKQMGTEMGGKYVKNEYYNDGEAPEKSVDVEIAIHLKEANKAFKVEKYVHSYPHCWRTDKPILYYPLDSWFIKVTEVKDRMFDLNETINWKPKATGEGRFGNWLKNANDWNLSRSRYWGIPLPIWRTEDKTEEMIIGSVEELYNEIEKAVAAGVQTENPFKGFKIGDMSEENYELVDLHKNVVDTIVLVSASGKPMKRETDLIDVWFDSGAMPYAQCHYPFENKELVDDQLAFPADFIAEGVDQTRGWFYTLHAIATLVFDKVAYKNVVSNGLVLDKNGQKMSKRLGNAVDPFETLKEYGPDATRWYMIANANPWDNLKFDIEGVAEVRRKFFGTLYNTYSFFALYANIDGFRYEEAEVPLSERPEIDQWILSELNTLIKNVDEYYADYEPTKAARAISDFVQENLSNWYVRLCRRRFWKGEYAQDKIAAYQTLYTCLLTVAKLSAPIAPFFMDKLYKDLTQATQSENYDSVHLAEFPVYVENFVNKSLESKMQKAQTISSLVLSLRKKEMIKVRQPLQKVMIPVLDEEQRAEIEAVSDLIKAEVNVKEVELLDDASGVLVKQIKPNFKALGPRFGKDMGLISREIQNFSQEQISQLEKEGSLTLAISEKSVNLTTEDVEISSQDIEGWLVANSGGITVALDITISDELRKEGIARELVNRIQNIRKDSGLEVTDKIKVHLQKNLQLENAVLSNESYIKAETLTETLIFEENINNGIEIEFDDIKTRVLISK, from the coding sequence ATGAGTACGAAATTTACTGAATACAAAGGACTTGATTTGCCAACAGTAGCATCTGAAGTGCTTGATTTTTGGAAAAAACAGAACATCTTTGAGAAGAGTATTACTTCCCGGGAAGGGAACCAACCTTACGTGTTTTTTGAAGGACCGCCGTCTGCAAATGGTCTGCCGGGAATTCACCACGTGATGGCACGCTCGATTAAGGATATTTTTTGTCGTTATAAAACCCAAAAAGGATATCAGGTAAAACGTAAAGCCGGATGGGATACTCATGGGCTTCCTGTTGAATTAGGAACCGAAAAAGAACTGGGAATTACCAAAGAAGATATCGGAACTAAAATTACCGTAGCCGAATACAATGAAGCGTGTAAACGTACAGTAATGCGCTATACGGATGTGTGGAATGATCTGACCGAGAAAATGGGTTATTGGGTAGATATGGAAAACCCGTATATCACCTACAAATCCAAATATATGGAAACCGTTTGGTGGCTTTTAAAACAAATCTATGATAAAGATTTGTTGTACAAAGGCTACACCATTCAGCCGTATTCGCCAAAAGCGGGAACGGGATTAAGTTCGCACGAAGTAAATCAGCCGGGAAGCTACCGCGATGTGACAGATACCACTATCGTAGCACAGTTTAAGGCTGTCGAAGAGACACTGCCGGAGTTTTTACAAGGATTCGGAATTGTACATTTCTTAGCGTGGACGACTACGCCATGGACATTGCCTTCGAATACCGCTTTGACTGTTGGTCCTAAAATCGATTATGTTTTAGTAAAAACTTTTAACCAATATACATTTGAGCCGATCAACGTGATTTTGGCTAAACCGTTATTGGCAAAACAATTCGCCGGGAAATTTTTCCAGGCTGAAAGTGAAGACGATTTTACCAATTATAAAAAAGAAGATAAAAAAATACCGTATACCATCTTAGCCGAAGCAAAAGGAAAAGAATTGGTAGGAATTCGTTATGAGCAATTGTTGGAATATGCTTTGCCGTATCAGAATCCTGAAAATGCATTCCGTGTTATCTCCGGTGATTTCGTAACAACGGAAGACGGTACCGGAATTGTACATACGGCGCCTACATTTGGTGCGGATGATGCGAAAGTAGCAAAAGAAGCAACTCCGGAAGTGCCGCCGATGTTAGTGTTAGACGATGCCGGAAACCCGGTTCCGCTAGTGGATTTACAAGGTAGATTCGTAAAGCAGATGGGAACGGAAATGGGAGGTAAATACGTTAAAAACGAATACTATAACGATGGAGAAGCACCTGAAAAATCGGTGGATGTCGAAATCGCGATCCATTTAAAAGAAGCGAATAAAGCATTTAAAGTAGAAAAATACGTCCATAGTTATCCGCATTGCTGGAGAACGGACAAACCGATTTTATATTATCCTCTGGATTCCTGGTTTATTAAAGTAACCGAGGTTAAAGATCGTATGTTTGATCTTAATGAAACAATCAACTGGAAGCCGAAAGCAACCGGAGAAGGACGTTTCGGAAACTGGTTGAAAAATGCAAACGACTGGAATTTATCACGTTCCCGTTATTGGGGAATTCCGTTGCCGATCTGGAGAACGGAAGATAAAACAGAAGAAATGATTATTGGTTCGGTAGAAGAACTATATAACGAAATAGAAAAAGCTGTTGCTGCCGGTGTTCAGACAGAAAATCCGTTCAAAGGATTTAAAATCGGTGATATGAGTGAAGAGAACTACGAATTAGTAGATCTTCATAAAAACGTAGTAGATACGATTGTATTAGTGTCTGCAAGCGGAAAACCGATGAAACGGGAAACGGACCTGATCGATGTTTGGTTTGATAGTGGTGCAATGCCGTATGCACAATGTCATTATCCGTTTGAAAATAAAGAGCTTGTTGATGATCAGTTGGCTTTTCCTGCCGATTTTATCGCGGAAGGTGTTGACCAAACACGCGGTTGGTTCTATACATTACATGCAATTGCTACTTTAGTATTTGATAAGGTGGCCTATAAAAATGTAGTATCCAACGGATTGGTATTAGACAAAAACGGACAAAAAATGTCCAAACGATTGGGTAATGCAGTAGATCCGTTTGAAACTTTAAAAGAGTACGGACCGGATGCAACAAGATGGTATATGATTGCCAATGCAAATCCTTGGGACAACCTGAAATTTGATATTGAAGGAGTTGCAGAAGTGCGCCGTAAGTTCTTCGGAACCTTATATAATACCTATTCGTTCTTTGCTTTATATGCCAATATCGACGGTTTCCGATATGAAGAAGCAGAAGTGCCGTTATCGGAAAGACCTGAAATTGACCAGTGGATTTTATCGGAACTAAATACCCTGATCAAAAATGTAGATGAATATTATGCCGATTACGAACCGACTAAAGCAGCCCGTGCGATATCCGATTTCGTTCAGGAAAACCTGAGTAACTGGTATGTGCGTCTGTGTAGAAGACGTTTCTGGAAAGGAGAATATGCGCAGGATAAGATCGCGGCATATCAGACTTTATATACTTGTTTGCTGACAGTAGCGAAGTTAAGTGCTCCGATAGCACCGTTCTTTATGGACAAGCTTTACAAAGATTTAACGCAGGCAACACAATCGGAAAACTACGATAGTGTACATTTGGCCGAATTTCCGGTTTACGTTGAAAACTTTGTTAATAAATCGCTGGAAAGCAAAATGCAGAAAGCGCAAACCATTTCGTCACTTGTATTGTCATTGCGTAAAAAAGAGATGATAAAAGTACGTCAACCATTGCAAAAGGTAATGATTCCGGTACTTGACGAAGAACAAAGAGCTGAAATTGAGGCGGTTTCTGACTTGATAAAAGCGGAAGTAAACGTGAAGGAAGTTGAGTTGTTAGACGATGCTTCAGGAGTATTGGTAAAACAAATTAAACCGAATTTTAAAGCGTTAGGGCCTCGTTTTGGAAAAGATATGGGATTGATTTCCAGAGAGATACAGAATTTTTCTCAGGAACAAATCAGTCAATTGGAGAAAGAAGGTTCGTTAACCCTTGCTATATCAGAAAAAAGTGTTAATTTAACAACTGAAGATGTTGAGATTTCTTCACAGGATATTGAAGGTTGGCTGGTAGCAAATTCCGGTGGAATTACAGTGGCATTGGATATTACAATTTCCGATGAATTAAGAAAAGAAGGTATCGCCAGAGAATTAGTAAACCGCATCCAGAATATCCGTAAAGATTCGGGATTAGAAGTAACGGACAAGATTAAAGTGCATTTGCAAAAAAACCTGCAGTTGGAAAACGCAGTCTTGAGCAATGAATCCTATATTAAAGCAGAAACGTTAACCGAAACTTTAATTTTTGAAGAAAATATCAATAATGGTATAGAAATTGAGTTTGATGACATTAAAACTAGAGTATTAATTTCAAAATAA
- a CDS encoding lipoprotein signal peptidase, whose protein sequence is MSLRKSYLLVILILLIDQLSKIYIKTNFALNDEVYVFDWFRIHFIENEGMAWGVEIPGAYGKLFLTLFRIVAVCGIGYWLYDSVKKKSSNYLIVAVALIMAGAFGNIIDSIFYGVIFNDSVHEPATLFASEPYGTWFHGKVVDMLYFPIWEGNLPKWLPIWGGKHFTFFNAIFNVADMAISIAVGILIVFNKKAFGK, encoded by the coding sequence ATGTCCTTACGTAAATCCTATTTATTAGTAATACTGATCCTGCTTATAGATCAGCTTTCAAAAATCTATATTAAAACCAATTTTGCATTAAATGATGAAGTTTATGTTTTCGATTGGTTCCGAATCCATTTTATAGAAAATGAAGGAATGGCATGGGGTGTTGAAATACCGGGTGCCTACGGAAAGCTGTTTCTGACTTTATTCCGGATTGTCGCAGTATGCGGGATAGGCTATTGGTTATATGATTCGGTAAAGAAAAAAAGCTCAAACTACCTGATTGTAGCTGTCGCTTTAATCATGGCCGGAGCTTTCGGTAATATCATTGATTCTATTTTCTACGGTGTCATTTTTAATGACAGTGTTCATGAACCGGCAACATTGTTTGCATCTGAACCTTACGGAACCTGGTTTCACGGAAAAGTAGTAGATATGTTGTATTTCCCGATCTGGGAAGGAAACCTTCCGAAATGGTTACCGATCTGGGGCGGAAAACACTTTACCTTTTTTAACGCGATCTTTAATGTAGCCGATATGGCGATATCGATAGCAGTAGGTATTCTGATTGTATTTAATAAGAAAGCCTTCGGTAAATAA
- the recO gene encoding DNA repair protein RecO, protein MLVKTKAIVLSAIRFQEKSLIVKCFTQSDGLKTYFVQSAFSGKKSNQKIAYFQPLTLLEIEASHKNKGTLERFKEVKLATPYISVNVDIIKSTIVLFVSEMLHNCIKEEEQNENLFSFLETALLWLDNHDEVANFHLMLLMEMTKFLGFYPDVSNDELAFFEMIEGMFVPFHGISCLTEQETLLFKKLKDLKFDSNQKVFNGKERQTLLKILLDYYAFHFDGFKKPKSLEVLKEVFQ, encoded by the coding sequence ATGCTTGTAAAAACCAAAGCAATCGTATTAAGTGCGATAAGATTTCAGGAAAAAAGTCTTATTGTAAAATGTTTTACCCAATCAGACGGGTTAAAGACCTATTTTGTACAAAGCGCCTTTTCCGGAAAAAAAAGCAATCAGAAAATAGCCTATTTTCAACCGTTGACCCTGTTGGAAATTGAAGCCAGTCATAAAAATAAAGGAACACTGGAACGTTTTAAAGAAGTGAAACTTGCAACGCCCTATATTTCTGTTAATGTTGATATTATAAAAAGTACGATTGTACTTTTTGTGTCCGAAATGCTTCATAATTGTATCAAGGAGGAGGAGCAGAATGAAAACCTGTTCTCCTTTTTAGAAACAGCACTACTTTGGTTGGATAATCACGATGAGGTAGCTAATTTTCATTTGATGTTATTGATGGAAATGACAAAATTCCTGGGGTTTTATCCCGATGTTTCGAATGATGAATTGGCCTTTTTTGAAATGATAGAAGGGATGTTTGTTCCTTTTCACGGAATCAGTTGTCTCACCGAACAGGAAACCCTGCTGTTTAAAAAGTTAAAAGACCTGAAGTTTGATAGTAATCAAAAGGTTTTTAACGGAAAAGAAAGACAAACCTTACTTAAAATACTACTCGATTATTACGCCTTTCACTTCGACGGATTCAAAAAACCAAAGTCACTTGAGGTATTGAAAGAAGTTTTTCAGTAA
- a CDS encoding succinylglutamate desuccinylase/aspartoacylase family protein codes for MSYQHKGITILKETILPGESKTINMEIAKLHTMTKLKIPIIVERSKVAGPTVLFTAGLHGDEINGTEIVRQLIVQKINKPKIGTIICIPIINIFGFVNKTREFPDGRDLNRVFPGSRNGSLASRFAYYLLKEIIPHVDYAVDFHAGGASRFNAAQIRIIPDNTELKDLADVFHAPFTLFSKNISGSFRSACHKLGVKMLLFEGGKSNDINNSITDQGVEGAKRLLEHFHMLNDRKKTNIPENKSIYIEKSTWIRAKFSGLFHGHTTIGSYVEKGDILAVVSDPYGKVEHKLKAPNSGYIINVNESPIVYQGDAIYHITTSLSHDQ; via the coding sequence ATGAGTTATCAGCACAAAGGCATCACTATACTAAAAGAGACTATTTTACCGGGTGAGAGCAAAACTATCAACATGGAAATTGCCAAACTCCACACGATGACTAAATTAAAGATTCCCATTATTGTAGAGCGTTCCAAAGTAGCCGGACCTACAGTTTTATTTACTGCCGGATTACACGGCGATGAAATTAACGGAACCGAAATCGTACGACAACTGATCGTTCAGAAAATAAACAAGCCTAAAATCGGGACAATTATTTGCATTCCGATTATCAATATTTTCGGATTCGTTAATAAGACCCGCGAATTTCCGGACGGCCGCGATCTGAATCGGGTTTTTCCGGGAAGCCGAAACGGTTCCCTTGCCAGTCGGTTTGCGTATTACCTGTTAAAAGAAATCATTCCTCATGTGGATTATGCGGTTGATTTTCATGCCGGAGGCGCCAGTCGTTTCAATGCTGCTCAGATCCGAATCATTCCGGACAATACCGAGCTAAAGGATCTGGCCGATGTTTTCCACGCGCCGTTTACCCTGTTCTCAAAAAACATCAGCGGTTCGTTCCGAAGTGCCTGCCATAAACTAGGGGTTAAGATGTTACTTTTTGAAGGTGGTAAATCCAATGATATCAACAATTCGATAACCGATCAGGGTGTTGAAGGAGCCAAGCGATTACTGGAACATTTCCATATGCTAAATGACAGAAAAAAAACCAATATTCCGGAAAACAAAAGCATTTATATTGAAAAATCAACCTGGATACGGGCGAAGTTTTCGGGTTTATTTCACGGCCACACTACTATTGGCAGTTATGTCGAAAAAGGCGATATTCTTGCGGTAGTTTCCGATCCGTACGGAAAAGTCGAACACAAATTAAAAGCGCCGAATTCCGGCTATATCATTAATGTAAACGAATCACCGATTGTATATCAGGGTGACGCCATTTATCATATTACAACCTCTTTAAGTCATGATCAGTAA